In the Arachis ipaensis cultivar K30076 chromosome B04, Araip1.1, whole genome shotgun sequence genome, TTTatgcactcaaagcactcccattgtcaaatgtggagaatcaattgaagagcgtagtatgaaagagagattggaaactcaAGTGAAGAATGAGGAGTGGTTCTTCGTATTAgagcaagtggaggaagccgaaatcattgaagaagaagaagtggttgaagatttaggagatgttgaacgtGAAGTGGATTTCAAAGTTGTAGAGCCTTCTTCCTTTGAGTTTGAaagtgatgttgaggaggatagtgcacaacctccaaagcatattatgAATGAAGAATTGGGGAAATGGAGCAAGTAACAAGTCCTCTTATTATTGATGATTCTGCACCAACATATGATTTTTTTGAGTTTGTTGAATCTTCCCCCATTGAATTTGAGGTTGATGTTGATatagatttcactcaacctctggcttatgacttgagtgatggggaagagttcgaagaaattggtgaagaagggATTGAATTTGAAGAATCTTGTCAAGTGATTGAAGTCCCTCAAAAAGGACGGATGGTAGTAGAAATTGCATTGTCAAGACCATTGGAGGCACTTCTCCCTAATCCATCACCATCCATTCGTtctttcaagtgggtaaaattcatatctcttagctttcttattctgcttgaatatggtttgcttgagacggatggtcaacttagatatCTTTATGACTCTATGAGAAaaagagagatggttagtggttggaaacacaATTCAAAGTTCATTATGGTTGAGAGCTCAAAGTTGAAATTCaaagattggtgtagagctcaattgcttgggtctaggaggatattTGTGTGCTTGAATGAGAATTTGGAATGCTTGCCACCCGATTGGAATTGTAATGAttaacttgaagacgggtgtaaaaacaagatatgggatcccgtaTTACAAAAgaaggatcaattttgggagctcatagcttgttcggaactccatcaaggcttggtgcaatcaattaagaattttgaactccacaattttatggtttatcttgtattgaatttgggggattttattaacttttcttacatttattcaatgaaatagcaaagttttgtgaattcttcctaatttgcgcttaagagtgaaaacatgctttttagacccttaatttgcCAAATTAAATTACTTTaactccattcgatgccttgatgtctttgtcaagtgatttcaggcttagaagaaaaatattagattgaagaagtgaagaaaaagcatgtaaagtggagAATTAATGAACAAATGAGGATTTGGAGTAATTCACGGTCATGTGTAAGACCCAAAATCTTTGAAAAGTccttttatgatcaagtctcaaatcatatagttatttatagccttaattttagaaattattttatcagAGATAATTAAGTAATTAAGTGATTTATTGGATACCGGGGAAGTAGCAGCTCACCGGCCAGCCGCATTCTGCCACGACGTCCGGCTCCTCGTCGTCGCGCTACCGATTTGCCGCCGATCCAGTCATCCGCGCCGTCGTCCTTGCCGCGAGTCCAGCGCCGTCGTTGCTATCTTTGCACGAGGAGAGGTAGAGGCTAGCAGTGGAGGGCGGCGCATGAGAGGGAGTTCGTGCCTCACCGCCGTCACCCAATGGGGCCACGGACTGCGCCGGTCGCCGCCGCGTCGCGTCGAGGAGGAAGGCTGAGACTGAGTGCCGCTGGGAGGGAGGACGACGCGAGCTGGAGGTCTGGTCGCGGTGGTGTTATGGAGCAGACAGAACCGCGCCACGCTGTTGGGGTTCTCACTGTCGCCGGAAAAGAATTCAGGCCGCCGCAGGTGTCATGGTCGGAGAAGGAAGCTGTGCCCCTGTGTCCTGACCGCCGGGAGTGGTTCTGCGACTTCCGGGATCACCGCCGGAGCTCCGGGCTGAGTTTTTGCCACTTGAGACCCTGCTGCCACCGTGTTCCACCTCCGGTAAGATTTTTGAGTTTGGTTTCTGTTCTGTTGGAATTTCGGAAAGGTTGTTAACGCTGCGTGGTTGTTACAGTTACCGTCACCGGTGTTTTTGCTCGCGATTGTCACTTGGGGTTACTGACGGAGCCCACTGCCGGTTTGATAGGGAGCTGCGGCTGCTTCGTTTTGTTATTTCAGTGAGTATTTCGATTTTCGAAAGCCCTGCGTTAGTGCTCTGTTCCGTGTAATAAAGTATTTGCGATGTTAATGGTTTTAGGAGTTAGAATCCGGTTTGCTTATGCCACTTGTAGCTGTTTCTGCTTTCGAGAGAGCAAGCCGAGTCGGGTTCTGATTGCCGGTGATTTCGGGCAATTTTGTTCAGTATAGATagaccgttttgaaaggcttttgagtttttgagaattgaatggttcctctttcagaaaagatttccgactttacttttattgtaaaccgttgtttttgaaaagaggcataagacggttattaatcactggtacggtttatcttcacgtatcctattatagtaattcccaaaaaccctctactgagaaccctttcgaggatgatgttatcacccccctacatttttcccctttcaggatatgggcgcagaagttacaaagagcttatttaattgttgtcgtgatgctctgtattgttttagctaTGGTTTactgtaccctcgcctttatcttgatataatctgtaagagggataggaattgtattggattatgtttgtaatattatttatatatatttatgtatatatatgggtgtactctttatgagttgttgtaagttgaatggtatttatagatgtacgttatcgaacgaaattatctttgggagcggtattgcggtttaaagttttaaacaggctcaaattttagtattaaatagtataagtgtcgtcgtaatgtccgagctatcagagtcgcgcagccggaagtgtgagctttggtagttagggtgttacatcatgCGTATGCATGCCTTGCGCGTACGCGTGCGTTGGAGATTTtatcaagtcacg is a window encoding:
- the LOC110270697 gene encoding uncharacterized protein LOC110270697 encodes the protein MGPRTAPVAAASRRGGRLRLSAAGREDDASWRSGRGGVMEQTEPRHAVGVLTVAGKEFRPPQVSWSEKEAVPLCPDRREWFCDFRDHRRSSGLSFCHLRPCCHRVPPPLPSPVFLLAIVTWGY